From the genome of Hymenobacter cellulosilyticus, one region includes:
- a CDS encoding tetratricopeptide repeat protein, translating into MTLLLSSPRSSSWRIILRILGLLAGIALALALYYYFTGDDYTLRVQEVAQLKPVPTVLQHVRVGLDELPVRVNGYLVSATHDITGPFVRPDAAVALLGLLAVALVFYLAVISTLPRLSFVAGMALLFFLLMSFNADMLGIFDSREQYFLILTLLALGVPAFVFHAFWTDISLVRRLLTFALLVAGLATLVFQRSDNPTDTTALHLVSYATSSGAAAVALLVLWLSIENIYGLLWFNSQAENPGSRYGILPFLLTSFLYLGTLLLYYWNNGELLILPGVNLEPLVLLIPAAIISWLNLRRRAATYGEFVPFEAAQLLYLVLLTVAAGFLGFAFATANDPLLSAARDFTALALLCVGAAFLLYLLFNFVTLIRQKLRVFWVVYEPKRLPFYIVYVVGIGSLLAVQMRNNFFVLDQVQAGYFNNVGDLTRLQSEEQANTEGLALLAERYYAESDVLDQHNHRASMGRAALYHFRSQRQNEINALRRALSRAPSEKISLRLAALYNEPTDFFDRLHVLRQGIKSTPRSARLANDLAQLYSRSTLTDSVDYYLRRAEALAPNSPAVETNRLAFLIQTQQAEAARQLIAERKSAADNAGWASNVSLLNLLSGQPRRPEATTLLSPVLTTAQFARLYHDALHRAALADKSQLKLLERLAQQPENSAYFDQLTFLRALTQHYSGQPVAAQATLLPLTTGNSTGSAYYQNLWGLWLLEQRQYAPAAARLADANRNGYLEAALFRAYAQALLNQPDSARASALKALPDKTFALSQRAQRLLNILTLDFNTQYPTAPDSVKAQYLVLRGSSLNHGSLITQAAALGTPASREAALLAQIPRALRAGQLPAAQQAIELFAPKPATQTTAASAWNVLRGQVYLQGKQLAPLRNVVQQGYFHRQDRPYRLYYQASLAQLDNNAVQAAKLFDQLVREAPFLEEGVVAAADFYLSRQQDMPAYNALLKGLEYNPESVPLLKAYTLAAIPAGLSEYAAASLERLRPLLSPAEYSTFLTQYNARRASQTASANPWN; encoded by the coding sequence TTGACGCTCCTGCTTTCTTCTCCCCGCTCTTCCAGCTGGCGTATTATTCTCCGAATACTCGGCCTGCTGGCCGGTATTGCGCTGGCCCTGGCCTTGTATTATTACTTCACCGGCGACGACTATACGCTGCGGGTGCAGGAAGTAGCCCAACTCAAGCCCGTGCCCACCGTGCTGCAGCACGTGCGGGTAGGCCTGGATGAGTTGCCAGTGCGCGTCAATGGCTACTTGGTTAGCGCGACGCACGACATAACTGGACCCTTCGTGCGGCCCGACGCGGCAGTCGCCCTGCTGGGGCTGCTGGCTGTGGCCCTGGTGTTTTACCTGGCCGTTATCAGCACCCTGCCCCGGTTGTCGTTTGTGGCGGGTATGGCGCTGTTGTTTTTCCTGCTCATGTCCTTTAATGCCGATATGCTCGGCATTTTCGACTCGCGGGAGCAGTACTTCCTTATTCTGACCTTGCTGGCCCTGGGCGTGCCGGCCTTCGTGTTTCACGCCTTTTGGACCGATATTTCCCTGGTCCGCCGTCTGCTGACCTTTGCCTTGCTCGTGGCAGGTCTGGCCACGCTCGTATTTCAGCGCAGCGACAATCCGACCGACACCACGGCTCTGCACTTAGTAAGCTACGCTACAAGCAGTGGCGCAGCGGCCGTGGCACTGCTCGTACTTTGGCTCAGCATTGAGAATATCTACGGGCTATTGTGGTTTAATTCCCAAGCCGAAAACCCCGGAAGCCGCTACGGCATTCTGCCGTTTCTGCTTACCAGCTTCCTCTACCTGGGCACACTGCTGCTGTACTACTGGAACAATGGGGAATTGCTTATTCTGCCCGGTGTCAACCTCGAACCACTGGTGCTGCTCATCCCGGCGGCCATTATCAGCTGGCTGAACCTGCGCCGCCGGGCGGCTACCTACGGGGAGTTTGTGCCCTTCGAAGCCGCCCAGCTGCTGTATCTGGTGCTGCTCACGGTGGCGGCAGGCTTTCTGGGCTTTGCCTTTGCCACGGCTAATGACCCGCTGCTCAGCGCCGCCCGCGACTTTACCGCTCTGGCATTGCTTTGTGTGGGTGCGGCCTTCCTGCTGTACCTGCTCTTCAACTTTGTTACCCTGATTCGGCAGAAGCTGCGCGTGTTCTGGGTGGTGTACGAGCCCAAACGGCTGCCCTTCTATATCGTGTACGTGGTGGGCATAGGCAGCTTACTGGCTGTTCAGATGCGTAACAACTTCTTCGTACTCGACCAGGTGCAGGCCGGCTACTTCAACAACGTGGGTGACCTGACCCGCCTGCAGAGCGAGGAGCAAGCCAATACCGAAGGACTGGCCTTGCTGGCTGAGCGGTACTACGCCGAAAGTGACGTGCTTGACCAGCACAACCACCGCGCCAGTATGGGCCGGGCGGCGCTGTACCATTTCCGTTCCCAGCGGCAGAATGAAATAAATGCCCTGCGGCGTGCCTTAAGCCGGGCGCCTTCGGAAAAGATTTCCCTGCGCCTGGCAGCTCTCTACAATGAGCCTACCGACTTTTTCGACCGGCTGCATGTGTTGCGCCAAGGCATCAAGAGCACGCCGCGCAGTGCCCGCCTGGCCAACGACCTAGCCCAGCTCTACTCCCGCTCTACCCTCACCGATTCGGTGGACTATTATCTGCGGCGCGCCGAAGCCTTGGCTCCCAACAGCCCGGCCGTCGAAACCAATCGGCTGGCTTTTCTGATTCAAACCCAGCAGGCCGAAGCCGCACGTCAGCTGATTGCCGAGCGCAAGAGTGCGGCCGACAATGCCGGCTGGGCCAGCAACGTGTCTTTGCTAAACCTGCTAAGCGGGCAACCCCGCCGGCCAGAAGCTACTACGCTACTCTCTCCCGTGCTGACGACGGCCCAGTTTGCCCGCCTCTACCACGATGCCCTGCACCGCGCTGCCCTGGCTGACAAAAGTCAGCTGAAGCTACTCGAGCGTTTGGCTCAGCAACCCGAAAACAGTGCTTATTTCGACCAACTGACTTTTCTGCGGGCCCTTACCCAGCACTACAGCGGCCAACCCGTTGCGGCCCAAGCCACACTGCTGCCCCTTACCACAGGCAACTCCACGGGCAGTGCCTACTATCAGAACCTATGGGGCTTGTGGTTGCTGGAGCAGCGGCAGTACGCACCGGCGGCGGCCCGCTTAGCCGATGCCAACCGTAACGGCTACCTGGAAGCAGCCCTCTTCCGGGCGTATGCCCAGGCTTTGCTCAATCAGCCGGACTCAGCCCGAGCTTCCGCCCTGAAAGCCTTGCCCGATAAGACCTTTGCACTTAGTCAGCGGGCCCAGCGGCTGCTAAATATTCTGACGCTGGACTTCAACACCCAGTATCCTACGGCACCCGACTCCGTGAAGGCCCAATATCTGGTGTTGCGGGGCAGTTCGTTGAATCACGGGAGCCTGATTACCCAGGCAGCAGCACTTGGCACCCCGGCTTCGCGGGAGGCGGCGCTGCTGGCCCAGATTCCACGGGCCCTGCGAGCCGGCCAGCTACCAGCAGCCCAGCAGGCCATTGAGCTGTTTGCCCCCAAACCCGCCACCCAAACCACTGCAGCTTCGGCTTGGAACGTGCTGCGCGGTCAGGTGTATCTGCAAGGCAAGCAACTGGCGCCGCTGCGCAATGTGGTGCAGCAAGGCTACTTTCACCGCCAAGACCGGCCGTACCGGCTTTACTACCAGGCCAGCTTGGCTCAGTTAGACAACAATGCCGTACAAGCCGCAAAGCTCTTCGACCAGCTCGTGCGGGAAGCACCATTTTTGGAAGAAGGTGTAGTAGCCGCGGCTGATTTTTACTTGAGCCGCCAGCAGGATATGCCGGCCTACAATGCCTTGCTCAAGGGCCTGGAATACAACCCTGAGTCGGTGCCCCTGCTGAAGGCTTACACGCTGGCAGCCATTCCGGCCGGTTTAAGTGAGTACGCCGCAGCTTCTCTGGAAAGGCTGCGTCCATTGCTTTCACCCGCAGAATACAGTACCTTTCTTACACAGTACAACGCACGGCGAGCCAGTCAAACGGCGTCGGCCAACCCCTGGAATTAG
- a CDS encoding cob(I)yrinic acid a,c-diamide adenosyltransferase encodes MKIYTKTGDKGLTSLIGGTRVPKSSLRIECYGTVDELNSYIGLVRDQEVNQNRRDLLKEIQDRLFTMGASLASDPEKSKMKIPDLHEEDVLLLEREMDRMNEGLPELRVFILPGGHPSVSYAHVARCVCRRAERLVIALREDSFVADLVVMYLNRLSDYLFVLSRQMAHELNAEEVTWKPRLA; translated from the coding sequence ATGAAGATCTACACTAAAACCGGCGACAAAGGCCTCACTTCCCTGATTGGGGGCACCCGGGTTCCTAAGTCCAGCCTGCGCATCGAGTGCTACGGCACCGTCGATGAACTCAACTCCTACATCGGTCTAGTGCGCGACCAAGAGGTCAATCAAAACCGCCGCGACCTGCTCAAGGAAATTCAGGACCGGCTCTTCACCATGGGCGCTTCCCTGGCTTCCGACCCTGAGAAGTCGAAGATGAAGATTCCTGACCTGCACGAGGAAGATGTCCTGCTGCTGGAACGCGAAATGGACCGCATGAACGAAGGTTTGCCTGAGTTGCGCGTGTTTATTCTGCCCGGCGGCCACCCGTCCGTATCCTATGCTCACGTGGCCCGCTGCGTATGCCGCCGCGCCGAGCGCCTGGTTATTGCCCTGCGCGAAGACTCGTTCGTAGCCGACCTGGTGGTGATGTACCTCAACCGTTTGTCGGACTATTTATTCGTGCTCAGCCGCCAGATGGCGCACGAATTGAATGCCGAAGAAGTTACCTGGAAACCGCGCCTTGCCTAG
- a CDS encoding branched-chain amino acid aminotransferase, giving the protein MLDTLTIRTQRTTASRLQELDPANLEFGKVFSDHMFVVDYQDGEWQEPQIVPYGDMAVSPANSALHYGQAIFEGMKAYKNPQGEIALFRPYDNLQRLNLSAERMCMPQLPEELFMQGLSQLIRLDANWVPKAPGSALYIRPFMFATDGFIGVRPSDNYRFMIFTCPVGLYYNKPLRVRFEEKFVRSAEGGAGYAKAAGNYGAAMWPTKLAQQEGYHQLLWTDSSAHQFIEESGTMNVMFVIDGKVITPALSTSILDGITRKSVLQVARDLGMTVEERKVSATEIMAAQANGTLQEAFGVGTAATIAPIATIGYQGQDYSLPTPTANSFSQKASAILSDIRTGEAPILTTGWCRYNGFKPRF; this is encoded by the coding sequence ATGCTCGACACACTCACTATTCGGACCCAGCGTACCACGGCCTCGCGCCTTCAGGAGCTAGATCCAGCCAACCTTGAATTCGGCAAGGTTTTCTCCGACCACATGTTTGTTGTCGACTATCAGGATGGCGAATGGCAGGAGCCTCAGATTGTGCCCTACGGCGACATGGCCGTAAGCCCCGCCAACTCGGCCCTGCACTACGGTCAGGCCATTTTTGAGGGCATGAAGGCTTACAAGAATCCGCAGGGCGAAATTGCTTTGTTCCGCCCTTACGACAATCTGCAGCGCCTTAACCTTTCGGCTGAGCGTATGTGCATGCCTCAATTGCCCGAGGAACTGTTCATGCAAGGCTTGTCTCAGCTTATTCGCCTCGACGCCAACTGGGTGCCCAAAGCTCCGGGCAGTGCCTTGTACATCCGCCCCTTTATGTTTGCCACCGATGGGTTCATTGGGGTTCGGCCTTCGGATAATTACCGCTTCATGATCTTCACCTGCCCGGTTGGCTTGTATTATAACAAGCCGTTGCGGGTACGTTTTGAAGAAAAGTTTGTACGCTCGGCCGAAGGCGGTGCGGGCTATGCCAAAGCGGCCGGCAACTACGGCGCGGCCATGTGGCCCACCAAGCTGGCTCAGCAGGAAGGCTACCACCAGCTGCTCTGGACTGACTCGTCGGCTCACCAATTTATTGAAGAGTCGGGCACGATGAACGTGATGTTCGTTATCGACGGCAAGGTTATCACGCCCGCCTTGAGCACCTCAATTCTGGATGGCATTACCCGTAAGAGCGTGCTGCAAGTAGCCCGCGACCTGGGCATGACCGTGGAAGAGCGCAAGGTGTCGGCTACGGAAATAATGGCCGCTCAAGCCAACGGTACGCTGCAGGAAGCCTTTGGAGTGGGTACAGCCGCTACCATTGCCCCCATTGCTACTATCGGCTACCAGGGCCAGGATTACAGCCTGCCCACGCCAACAGCCAACTCGTTTTCCCAGAAAGCCAGTGCTATACTAAGCGACATTCGCACCGGTGAGGCCCCGATACTCACCACTGGATGGTGCAGGTATAACGGTTTTAAACCGCGTTTTTAG